In Excalfactoria chinensis isolate bCotChi1 chromosome 3, bCotChi1.hap2, whole genome shotgun sequence, one DNA window encodes the following:
- the TUBE1 gene encoding tubulin epsilon chain → MTQSVVVQVGQCGNQVGCRFWDLALREHAAVNKKGIYDEALSSFFRNVDTRSAGDGPDIYKGKICSLKARALLIDMEEGVVNEILQGPLRDVFDSKQLITDVSGSGNNWAVGYKVYGCQYRENIVEKLRKTAEHCDCLQCFFIIHSMGGGTGSGLGTFVLNLLEDEFPEVYRFVTSVYPSGEDDVITSPYNSVLAMKELNEHADCVLPIENESLFDIVNKIHQMINSGKLGSTVKPNSLVTSSAGTAKTVQEKPFDAMNNIVANLLLNLTSSARFEGSLNMDLNEISMNLVPFPRLHYLVSSLTPLYTLADVNIPSRRLDQMFSDAFSRDHQLIRADPKHSLYLACALLVRGNVQVSDLRRNIERLKPSLHFVSWNQEGWKTSLCSVPPVGHSHSLLALANNTCVKPTFMELKDRFMKLYKKKAHLHHYLQVDGMEQGCFSEAVSSLSDLIEEYNELDATKGGLRTDPSRLKIAV, encoded by the exons ATGACGCAGTCGGTGGTGGTGCAGG TGGGCCAGTGCGGGAACCAGGTGGGCTGCCGCTTTTGGGACCTGGCGTTGCGGGAGCACGCGGCCGTCAACAAG aaagGAATTTATGATGAAGCACTGAGCAGTTTCTTTAGGAATGTAGATACAAG aagtgctgGTGATGGTCCGGatatttacaaaggaaaaatctgttctttaaaaGCACGA GCGCTGTTGATTGACATGGAGGAGGGTGTGGTGAATGAGATTCTGCAGGGACCTTTGAGAGATGTGTTTGATAGTAAGCAGCTTATCACAGATGTTTCTGGCTCAGGAAACAACTG GGCTGTAGGTTACAAGGTGTATGGCTGTCAGTACCGGGAAAACATTGtggaaaagctgaggaaaactGCAGAACATTGTGACTGTCTCCAGTGTTTTTTTATAATTCATTCTATGGGAGGTG GGACAGGATCTGGCCTTGGAACTTTTGTGCTAAACTTGCTTGAGGATGAATTCCCAGAAGTGTATAGATTTGTTACTTCTGTTTATCCCTCCGGTGAAGATGATGTTATTACTTCTCCATATAACAGTGTTCTGGCTATGAAGGAGCTTAACGAACATGCAGACTGTGTGCTACCAATAGAGAATGAA tCTTTGTTTGATATAGTTAATAAAATTCATCAGATGATCAATTCTGGGAAGCTGGGGTCTACTGTGAAGCCAAACAGCTTGGTAACATCAAGTGCAGGCACTGCAAAAACTGTGCAGGAGAAGCCGTTTGATGCAATGAACAATATCGTAGCCAACTTGCTGCTGAACCTGACAAG CTCTGCTAGGTTTGAAGGTTCCCTTAACATGGATCTTAATGAAATCAGTATGAATTTGGTTCCATTTCCTCGACTTCATTACTTGGTTTCAAGCTTGACTCCTCTGTATACACTGGCTGATGTTAATATACCTTCTAGAAG GTTGGATCAAatgttttcagatgcttttagTAGAGACCATCAGTTAATTCGAGCAGATCCAAAGCATAGCCTCTACCTTGCTTGTGCACTTCTTGTTCGAGGAAATGTGCAGGTCTCAGACCTTCGCAGAAACATTGAAAG GTTGAAGCCTTCTTTGCACTTTGTCTCATGGAACCAGGAGGGCTGGAAAACTAGTTTGTGTTCAGTTCCTCCCGTGGGCCATTCCCATTCCCTTTTAGCTTTAGCAAACAACACCTGTGTGAAACCAACTTTCATGGAACTCAAAGACAGATTCATGAAGCTCTACAAGAAAAAG GCTCATCTTCATCATTATCTGCAAGTAGATGGGATGGAGCAAGGTTGTTTTTCTGAAGCCGTATCGTCCTTGTCTGACCTAATAGAAGAGTATAACGAACTGGATGCCACAAAAGGTGGGCTCAGAACAGACCCATCAAGATTGAAGATAGCTGTGTAA